A window of Chitinophaga sp. MM2321 contains these coding sequences:
- the ggt gene encoding gamma-glutamyltransferase: MDRKDFLKWGSAGVFTTALGLNSRAAGFISDKPVPGMELASHWGTKEISGQKAMVCASQPLAVAAGYDVLKAGGNAIDAAIAVNAMLCLTEPMMCGLGGDLFAIVWSEKEKKLYGLNGSGRSPYNWSVSEARKLGLERIPSFGPLSWSVPGCVSGWNELLKKFGSKNLSDLLQPAIDYAKEGFPVTPAISGDWKPENGVTDYATLNGTFLFENKGMKAGEIFRNPALARTLEIIAAQGANAFYEGEIADSMVAFSKKHGGRFEKRDFTAHRSDWITPVHTNYRGYDVWQLPPNGQGMTVLQMLNILEKFDIAGCKANSAESFHLFLEAKKLCFQDRAIYYADTDFSTAAIKELLSKDYAAQRAALINPRKAQQTYQPGRIKNSSNTVYLTVADKEGNMVSLIQSLYSPWGSHYVVDGLGFALQNRGTLLSLNEAAWNKLEPHKRPFHTIIPAFVTKDSNPVFSFGVTGGDFQPQGQVQILMNMIDHKMSVQQAGDQLRLWHRESFEFTNEKAKDAGKIVAEPGFSDKVKQQLQRMGHQFSDQTRYFGGYQGIWKSADPRVYTGASDPRKDGCAFGY; the protein is encoded by the coding sequence ATGGATAGAAAAGACTTTTTAAAGTGGGGATCGGCAGGCGTGTTTACAACAGCTTTGGGCTTAAACAGCAGAGCGGCAGGTTTTATATCAGACAAGCCAGTTCCTGGTATGGAGCTGGCTTCCCATTGGGGAACAAAAGAGATAAGCGGTCAGAAAGCGATGGTATGTGCCAGTCAGCCATTGGCGGTTGCTGCGGGTTATGATGTGTTGAAAGCCGGGGGAAATGCGATAGATGCTGCTATTGCAGTGAATGCAATGCTTTGTTTAACGGAACCCATGATGTGCGGCCTGGGTGGTGACCTGTTTGCCATCGTATGGTCTGAGAAAGAAAAAAAATTATATGGTCTTAATGGCAGCGGCAGATCACCGTACAACTGGTCTGTTAGTGAAGCCCGTAAACTGGGCCTGGAAAGGATCCCTTCTTTTGGCCCCTTAAGCTGGTCGGTGCCGGGATGTGTGAGTGGATGGAATGAACTGTTAAAAAAATTCGGCAGCAAAAATTTATCAGATTTATTGCAACCCGCTATTGATTATGCCAAAGAAGGATTTCCTGTTACTCCGGCCATTTCGGGCGATTGGAAACCTGAAAACGGGGTTACTGATTATGCCACATTGAACGGTACTTTTCTTTTTGAAAACAAAGGAATGAAAGCCGGGGAGATATTCCGTAATCCGGCCCTTGCCCGTACACTGGAGATCATCGCGGCGCAGGGTGCCAATGCTTTTTATGAAGGAGAAATTGCAGACAGCATGGTTGCATTTTCAAAAAAGCATGGGGGCCGGTTTGAAAAAAGAGATTTTACGGCCCACCGGTCAGACTGGATCACACCTGTTCATACAAATTACAGGGGTTATGATGTGTGGCAACTTCCACCCAATGGCCAGGGCATGACGGTTTTACAAATGCTGAATATCCTGGAGAAGTTTGACATAGCCGGATGTAAGGCAAATTCAGCTGAAAGTTTTCATTTGTTTTTAGAGGCGAAAAAACTTTGTTTCCAGGATCGGGCGATTTATTATGCAGACACGGATTTTTCTACGGCTGCTATTAAGGAATTACTCAGCAAGGATTATGCAGCACAACGGGCCGCGCTGATTAATCCCCGGAAGGCCCAACAAACATATCAACCGGGCCGTATCAAAAATTCTTCCAACACCGTTTATTTAACCGTGGCGGATAAGGAGGGGAATATGGTTTCATTGATACAAAGTTTGTACTCACCATGGGGATCTCATTATGTAGTGGATGGACTTGGGTTTGCTCTACAGAACAGGGGTACTTTGCTTTCGCTGAATGAAGCTGCCTGGAATAAACTGGAACCCCACAAACGGCCATTCCACACCATTATTCCGGCGTTTGTTACAAAAGATAGCAACCCTGTTTTTTCATTTGGTGTTACCGGTGGAGATTTCCAGCCCCAGGGACAAGTACAGATTCTTATGAACATGATAGACCACAAGATGTCTGTTCAGCAAGCGGGTGATCAACTTCGTTTGTGGCACCGGGAAAGTTTTGAATTTACCAATGAGAAAGCAAAAGATGCCGGTAAAATAGTAGCTGAACCTGGCTTTTCCGATAAAGTAAAACAGCAATTGCAACGTATGGGTCACCAGTTCAGTGATCAGACCCGTTATTTTGGCGGTTATCAGGGAATATGGAAATCAGCAGACCCCAGGGTTTACACCGGGGCATCAGACCCACGTAAAGATGGATGTGCATTTGGTTATTAG
- the nanU gene encoding SusD family outer membrane lipoprotein NanU, which translates to MKRNILIITGSWILLLVSGCAKNLDLVPVSSISNASYWKTSDQVDAFVTGVHARFRTDNGVFQFLGEMRSDVFGTEPGIGATFTGESSQGLEVMWSQTLDPSFPGVSNFGNLYFNIDQLNLLINKLSATDDLVSASFKNYYLGEAYGMRAFYYFQLLRSWGKVVIQTDPVISITDVSGLAKAPSSEADVITLIKSDIDNSVNSFGTDYSFKNNKSFWSKAATLMLKGEVYLWTSARGGGSADATVAKTALTDIETNVPALTLLPNFTDVFSVKGNGEIIFASRYQLNEATIAFIPSSFVPQTSLISNFYDSAQNRKMNDGIKDNWGGLLRAPVLISTFRQFDDKDSRKLATIQPGYSIDISKRPTADTMVIKGAFVKKFSGENNAGSRQYTNDYPIYRYADLLLLLAEAKVILGEDPAGEINQVRQRAFGANYDVAIQGYPNQAIDANSKEAILKERLLEFIFEGKRWYDLRRMGDTFVYNHIPVSQFANSDPAGRLLWPVDQTSLTNNRLLEQNPGYR; encoded by the coding sequence ATGAAAAGGAATATATTAATCATCACGGGGAGCTGGATACTACTTTTAGTAAGCGGATGCGCAAAAAATTTAGATCTGGTGCCGGTTAGTTCGATCAGTAATGCCAGTTACTGGAAAACCTCTGATCAGGTAGACGCGTTTGTTACCGGTGTACATGCCAGGTTCAGAACCGATAATGGAGTTTTTCAGTTTCTCGGAGAAATGAGATCCGATGTTTTTGGCACTGAACCGGGTATTGGTGCTACATTTACGGGGGAGTCCAGCCAGGGACTTGAAGTAATGTGGTCGCAAACATTAGATCCGTCTTTTCCGGGTGTCAGCAATTTTGGCAACCTCTATTTTAATATTGATCAGTTGAATCTGTTGATCAACAAGCTTAGTGCTACTGATGATTTGGTGTCTGCCAGTTTTAAAAACTATTACCTGGGGGAAGCTTATGGTATGCGGGCGTTCTATTATTTTCAACTGCTCCGGTCATGGGGTAAAGTAGTCATTCAAACAGATCCGGTTATCTCTATTACCGATGTTTCCGGTTTGGCAAAAGCCCCTTCCAGTGAAGCGGATGTAATAACGTTGATTAAAAGTGATATTGATAATTCTGTAAACAGCTTTGGTACAGATTACAGTTTCAAGAATAATAAATCATTCTGGTCAAAGGCGGCTACCTTAATGCTGAAAGGAGAAGTATACCTGTGGACCAGTGCAAGAGGTGGTGGTAGTGCGGATGCGACGGTTGCAAAAACAGCACTGACAGATATTGAAACTAACGTACCCGCGTTAACGTTATTGCCAAATTTTACAGACGTTTTTTCTGTCAAAGGAAACGGTGAAATTATTTTTGCATCCCGTTATCAGCTCAACGAAGCCACAATAGCATTTATACCTTCTTCATTTGTTCCGCAAACAAGTCTTATCTCTAATTTTTATGATTCTGCCCAAAACAGGAAAATGAATGATGGGATAAAAGATAACTGGGGTGGCTTATTACGGGCACCGGTACTAATATCAACTTTCCGCCAGTTTGATGATAAAGATTCCAGGAAGCTGGCTACCATTCAGCCAGGATATAGTATTGATATATCAAAAAGACCCACTGCAGATACAATGGTGATAAAAGGAGCCTTTGTAAAGAAATTTTCCGGAGAGAATAATGCAGGTAGCCGTCAATATACCAATGACTATCCCATTTACCGGTATGCTGACCTCTTGTTATTGCTGGCAGAAGCAAAAGTGATACTTGGGGAAGATCCTGCGGGTGAAATAAACCAGGTACGGCAAAGAGCCTTTGGTGCTAATTATGACGTGGCTATCCAGGGCTATCCTAACCAGGCTATAGATGCAAACAGCAAAGAAGCCATTTTAAAAGAACGTTTACTGGAATTTATATTTGAAGGGAAGAGATGGTATGATCTCAGAAGAATGGGGGACACCTTTGTTTACAACCATATACCTGTATCCCAGTTTGCCAACAGTGATCCGGCGGGCCGGCTGCTTTGGCCGGTTGACCAGACATCGTTAACAAATAACAGATTGTTGGAACAAAACCCCGGCTATAGATAG
- a CDS encoding sialidase family protein yields MKKHILYLLILIFCQTAISCVAQTPAKFIFRNGDDGYACYRIPALICIPNGDLLAFAEARKKECDDFGDIDLVMKRSSDKGKTWSAPVVVVDNGLLKAGNPAPVVDLLDPRFPGGRIFLLYNTATTSEADVKKGSGVREVNYITSTDNGKTWSGPVNITTSVHKPLAPASNSAYNFPEDWRTNALTPGHALQLTRGKNKGRLFVAANHTANTKSGDSHVLINKAHCFYSNDHGDTWQLGDIVHVVGGNESTAAELSDGSVLQNIRYQNKEEKYRILAFSRNGGEHWDTAYVAKQLPDPVCEGSMISLTYKKKHLLLFSNPASQTKRERMTITISADNGRSWKAAYLVDAGPAAYSDIVNIQSKEIGLVYEKGNDGGIVFISFPIKKIIKDYL; encoded by the coding sequence ATGAAGAAGCATATTTTGTATTTATTGATCTTGATTTTTTGTCAGACGGCCATTTCCTGTGTTGCGCAAACACCTGCAAAATTTATTTTTAGAAATGGAGACGATGGGTATGCCTGTTATCGCATCCCTGCATTGATTTGCATTCCTAACGGTGATTTATTGGCATTTGCAGAAGCGAGAAAAAAAGAGTGTGATGATTTCGGGGATATTGACCTGGTGATGAAAAGAAGTTCCGATAAGGGGAAAACCTGGTCCGCTCCTGTAGTAGTGGTTGACAATGGATTATTAAAAGCCGGTAACCCGGCGCCTGTTGTGGATCTGCTGGACCCCAGGTTTCCCGGAGGAAGAATTTTTCTTTTATACAATACAGCAACAACTTCCGAAGCAGATGTGAAAAAAGGATCCGGTGTACGGGAGGTAAATTATATCACCAGTACAGACAATGGGAAAACATGGAGTGGACCGGTGAATATTACCACCTCCGTTCATAAGCCATTGGCGCCGGCTTCCAACAGTGCCTATAATTTCCCGGAGGATTGGCGGACCAATGCATTGACCCCTGGTCATGCGTTACAGCTAACCCGTGGTAAAAACAAGGGAAGGTTGTTTGTAGCGGCCAATCATACTGCAAATACAAAATCAGGAGATAGCCATGTACTCATCAACAAGGCGCATTGTTTTTACAGTAATGATCATGGTGATACCTGGCAATTAGGCGATATCGTTCATGTGGTAGGCGGTAATGAAAGTACGGCAGCGGAATTGTCTGATGGTAGTGTGCTACAGAATATCCGTTACCAGAATAAGGAAGAGAAATACAGGATACTGGCATTCAGCCGAAACGGTGGAGAACACTGGGATACGGCCTATGTTGCAAAACAGCTGCCCGATCCTGTTTGTGAAGGCAGTATGATTAGCCTGACCTATAAAAAGAAACACCTGCTGCTTTTCAGTAACCCTGCCAGCCAAACAAAAAGAGAGCGGATGACCATAACGATCAGTGCGGATAATGGAAGATCATGGAAGGCTGCATACCTGGTAGATGCAGGGCCGGCAGCTTATTCGGATATCGTTAATATCCAATCAAAGGAAATTGGATTAGTATATGAAAAAGGGAATGATGGCGGGATCGTTTTCATTTCATTTCCCATAAAGAAAATAATAAAAGACTACCTATAA
- a CDS encoding MFS transporter, giving the protein MKNAKNYKWLLVALLWVVALLNYMDRQMLSTMKPAMQMDIAELQSAANFGYLMAIFLWIYGFVSPFSGLIADKVNRKWLIVGSLFVWSVVTFLMGYATTFNQLYWLRAVMGISEALYIPAGLSLIADFHSPKTRSLAIGIHMTGLYMGQALGGFGATMAASFSWQQAFHTFGIVGIIYAGILILFLKEKRGAYEEIDSLGFGIPQSKPPILKGLGLLFTNISFWVILFCFTAPSVPGWAIKNWLPTLFAQNLNIDMTLAGPLSTITTAFSSFVGVIFGGILSDRWAQKNHKGRIYTSAIGLALTIPALLFLGFGHTLFHVIGAAFCFGFGYGMFDANNMPILCQFVSSKYRATAYGMMNMVSVFAGAFITDLLGRSTDEGNLGKSFAMLGGVVLVAIIIQLGLLRPKVNDFVDQ; this is encoded by the coding sequence ATGAAAAACGCAAAGAATTATAAGTGGTTGTTAGTTGCATTATTGTGGGTAGTAGCCTTGCTGAACTATATGGACAGGCAAATGCTTTCCACGATGAAGCCCGCTATGCAAATGGATATTGCTGAACTGCAATCCGCTGCCAACTTCGGTTACCTGATGGCCATTTTCCTTTGGATCTATGGTTTCGTAAGTCCGTTTTCCGGCCTTATCGCGGATAAGGTCAACAGGAAATGGCTGATCGTCGGAAGTCTGTTTGTATGGTCAGTGGTGACTTTTTTAATGGGGTACGCCACCACTTTTAATCAACTGTACTGGTTGAGGGCTGTCATGGGAATAAGTGAAGCACTGTATATTCCGGCGGGGTTATCGCTGATCGCTGATTTCCATAGTCCCAAAACAAGATCATTAGCCATCGGTATTCACATGACCGGTCTTTACATGGGACAGGCATTAGGCGGGTTTGGTGCTACAATGGCCGCTTCCTTTTCGTGGCAACAGGCATTTCATACTTTTGGCATCGTTGGTATTATTTACGCGGGCATATTGATCTTGTTTTTAAAAGAAAAAAGAGGTGCGTATGAGGAGATAGATAGTCTTGGTTTTGGAATACCACAAAGCAAGCCACCAATCCTGAAAGGATTAGGGCTACTGTTTACCAATATTTCATTCTGGGTGATCCTCTTTTGCTTTACTGCACCGAGCGTACCGGGTTGGGCAATTAAAAACTGGTTGCCTACACTGTTTGCACAAAATCTGAATATTGATATGACATTGGCAGGACCGTTGTCTACTATCACTACTGCTTTTTCTTCTTTTGTAGGTGTCATCTTCGGCGGTATTTTATCTGATCGTTGGGCACAAAAAAATCACAAGGGTAGAATTTATACCAGTGCAATTGGTCTTGCATTAACTATCCCGGCTTTATTGTTCCTGGGATTCGGACATACACTTTTCCATGTAATTGGCGCGGCATTTTGTTTTGGTTTTGGATACGGGATGTTCGATGCGAATAATATGCCTATTCTTTGCCAGTTTGTGTCGTCAAAATACAGGGCAACCGCGTATGGCATGATGAATATGGTCAGTGTTTTCGCTGGCGCATTTATTACTGATCTGTTGGGCAGATCAACAGACGAAGGTAACCTGGGCAAAAGCTTTGCCATGCTGGGCGGGGTTGTGCTGGTGGCTATTATTATCCAGCTTGGTTTGTTGCGCCCAAAAGTCAATGACTTTGTTGACCAGTGA
- a CDS encoding SusC/RagA family TonB-linked outer membrane protein, translated as MKQLFINQKIGLLLLIGLCHVATVMAQTRKISGRVVAQEDQAPLPGASIGVKGTNRGTQVLPDGSYSLQVNPGETLVVRYTGYLSQEIPVTDKPEINIKLEADVQKMGEVVVVGYGTQNRRNITSAIAKLDNQVLANAPRANVGSALQGTVSGLQVVNSTGQPGAAPVILLRGGASINSPGAPLVVVDGIIRPFNDIATGDIASIELLKDAASTAIYGARANNGVILITTKQGKAGKGEINYRFVSGYNKSRADYAYMGARDYIYYNRLGNLNSGISRTTANNTRGFGLNIASDQASFDIRPYGPAMTNLLTMGWDTVSDPYGPDPASNPSGIIVFKDHGGEVNDIIFRNTHTQNHYISAMGGNEKGKYFSSFDYYKEDGVVVGSGYKRFTGDINGSYKVKPNIEVSGGTNLSTSSQLGVNGSEVNNLYRNNTIWPTFNPWIDSAKTLPNPGNGINDGNPLYWLDKQVRSNEVNRITAKAAVRWDLLPGLYINASGSIYLQEVINQSFTKATQTYTQINTGPLTSANANVSRPASSSLVRDFQQTYNGIINYTKSIKQRHNIGVMLGAESYTLKNYLSIVSGTNAPTDDIPTVNASTTFVAGNGNRSQRTQNSIISYFGRLTYDYNQKYLLSAVLRSDGVSNLSKDKRRGYFPGMSAGWNVHNEEFFQDSRIANVISTLKPRISYGVNGNIAGIGPYDVQGVYASQGNYNGNGGFLNTSLATSELQWEKSKTIDAGLDIGLLKDRVSILFDYYDRRTSNLLTDLTLPSYIGFAAVKTNLGTLQNKGYEVTLNTNIINNPNGLKLDVAVNGSFVKNKILKLPYNGNEHNRQNGIQVYDPKSGQVIWVGGLQEGQPLGAIYGYKQVSIFKDDQEVAKVAGSRYDDIAKIVGPNLPLNANNLGRITAGDVNWLDVDRNDTINTKDQVYLGNINPKWTGGFSTTLSYKGFTLYTRFEFALGYTVYNDLVARTLGNYQGTFNYLEMQKDAWSPENTNADIPKVYSADQRAAPQGKKNYTRGNAAGAVLNGNNSRFYEKGDYLACRELTLSYDFSKSLLEKTKILSQARVFGNANNLFYVTKFTGPTPEPPVAPGTTTINGIYQGTYPTPQTFVVGVQVSF; from the coding sequence ATGAAGCAATTATTTATCAACCAGAAAATAGGCCTTCTACTTCTTATAGGCTTATGTCATGTAGCCACTGTGATGGCACAGACAAGAAAGATCTCCGGCCGTGTTGTCGCCCAGGAAGATCAGGCACCTCTACCAGGAGCCAGCATCGGTGTAAAAGGTACCAACAGGGGTACACAGGTATTGCCTGATGGTAGCTATTCCCTACAGGTGAATCCCGGTGAGACATTGGTGGTCCGCTATACCGGCTACCTCTCGCAGGAAATACCTGTAACGGATAAACCGGAAATCAATATCAAACTGGAAGCAGACGTACAGAAAATGGGCGAAGTAGTAGTGGTAGGATATGGAACACAAAACAGGAGAAATATTACCAGTGCCATCGCCAAACTCGACAACCAGGTATTAGCCAACGCTCCCCGGGCTAACGTAGGGAGCGCACTACAGGGAACAGTATCCGGTTTACAGGTGGTAAACAGTACCGGCCAGCCAGGAGCCGCCCCGGTGATCCTGTTGAGAGGCGGCGCTTCTATCAATAGCCCCGGCGCACCGCTGGTGGTAGTAGATGGGATCATCAGACCCTTTAATGATATTGCAACAGGAGACATTGCTTCCATTGAACTTTTGAAAGATGCGGCTTCTACTGCTATATATGGTGCAAGGGCCAACAACGGCGTTATCCTCATTACTACCAAACAGGGAAAAGCAGGTAAGGGTGAAATAAATTACAGGTTTGTCAGCGGATATAATAAAAGCCGGGCCGATTATGCATACATGGGCGCAAGAGATTACATTTATTATAACCGCCTGGGCAACTTAAATTCCGGTATCAGCCGTACCACCGCCAACAACACAAGGGGCTTTGGCTTAAACATCGCTTCTGATCAGGCCTCTTTTGATATCCGCCCTTACGGACCGGCTATGACTAACCTGTTAACAATGGGATGGGATACCGTTAGTGATCCTTACGGCCCTGATCCTGCCTCCAACCCCAGTGGTATCATCGTTTTCAAAGATCATGGGGGAGAGGTAAACGATATCATCTTCAGAAACACACATACACAGAACCATTATATCAGCGCCATGGGTGGCAATGAAAAGGGTAAGTATTTCAGCAGCTTCGATTATTATAAAGAAGATGGCGTAGTGGTAGGTTCTGGCTACAAAAGATTTACAGGCGATATAAACGGATCTTATAAAGTGAAACCGAATATAGAAGTAAGTGGTGGTACAAACCTGTCCACTTCCTCTCAATTAGGTGTGAATGGTTCAGAAGTAAATAACCTTTACCGGAATAATACGATCTGGCCTACGTTTAATCCATGGATAGATTCCGCCAAAACCCTGCCCAATCCGGGTAATGGTATCAATGATGGTAACCCACTGTATTGGCTGGACAAGCAGGTAAGAAGCAACGAGGTTAACAGGATCACGGCCAAAGCTGCGGTAAGATGGGACCTGTTGCCAGGTTTGTATATCAATGCATCTGGTAGTATCTACTTACAGGAAGTGATCAACCAGTCCTTTACCAAAGCCACGCAAACATACACGCAAATAAATACAGGTCCGCTCACGAGTGCGAATGCCAATGTTTCCCGGCCTGCATCTTCTTCATTAGTAAGGGATTTTCAACAGACTTACAATGGAATAATAAACTATACCAAGAGCATTAAACAGCGTCACAATATTGGTGTGATGCTGGGTGCAGAATCTTATACACTGAAGAACTATTTATCCATCGTATCCGGTACGAATGCGCCGACAGATGATATTCCTACCGTGAATGCCTCTACCACCTTTGTGGCCGGTAATGGCAACCGGAGCCAACGTACGCAGAACAGTATCATTTCTTATTTTGGCCGGTTGACTTATGACTATAACCAAAAGTATTTATTGTCAGCAGTTTTAAGAAGTGATGGCGTTTCCAACCTGTCAAAAGATAAAAGACGCGGATATTTCCCGGGTATGTCCGCTGGCTGGAATGTTCACAACGAGGAATTTTTCCAGGACAGCCGTATTGCTAATGTCATATCCACATTAAAACCGCGTATTAGTTATGGCGTGAATGGTAATATTGCCGGCATAGGGCCCTACGATGTTCAGGGTGTGTATGCTTCCCAGGGTAACTACAACGGAAACGGCGGCTTCCTGAATACTTCCCTGGCTACCAGTGAGCTGCAATGGGAAAAAAGTAAGACCATCGATGCCGGTCTTGATATCGGACTGCTGAAAGACAGGGTTAGTATATTATTTGATTATTACGACAGAAGAACAAGCAACCTGTTAACGGACCTTACATTGCCCAGCTATATTGGCTTTGCAGCGGTGAAAACTAACCTGGGGACTTTACAGAACAAAGGATATGAAGTTACTTTAAACACGAATATCATCAACAATCCAAACGGATTAAAACTGGATGTGGCAGTCAATGGATCTTTTGTTAAAAATAAGATCCTCAAACTTCCTTATAACGGAAATGAACACAACAGGCAAAACGGGATACAGGTGTATGATCCTAAATCAGGACAGGTTATTTGGGTAGGTGGCTTACAGGAAGGACAACCTTTAGGTGCAATTTATGGCTACAAACAGGTATCCATTTTTAAAGATGATCAGGAAGTAGCGAAGGTAGCCGGTTCAAGATATGACGACATTGCTAAAATTGTAGGACCTAACCTTCCCCTGAATGCCAATAACCTGGGAAGAATCACTGCCGGCGATGTTAACTGGCTGGATGTTGATCGTAATGATACCATCAATACAAAGGACCAGGTGTACCTGGGTAATATCAACCCTAAATGGACAGGCGGATTTTCAACCACCTTATCATACAAAGGTTTTACGCTGTATACAAGATTTGAATTCGCACTGGGTTATACCGTTTACAATGACCTCGTAGCAAGAACACTGGGAAACTACCAGGGAACATTTAATTACCTGGAAATGCAAAAAGATGCCTGGTCTCCGGAAAATACCAATGCTGACATTCCTAAAGTTTATTCTGCTGACCAAAGGGCCGCTCCCCAGGGCAAGAAGAACTACACCAGGGGCAATGCCGCAGGCGCTGTCCTGAATGGTAATAACTCCCGGTTTTATGAGAAAGGTGATTATCTCGCCTGCCGGGAACTTACTTTATCATATGATTTTTCAAAATCACTGTTAGAAAAAACAAAAATACTCTCACAGGCAAGAGTGTTTGGTAACGCTAACAACCTGTTTTATGTTACGAAGTTCACCGGTCCTACACCGGAACCTCCTGTAGCACCCGGTACAACTACTATTAATGGTATTTACCAGGGTACTTATCCAACACCGCAAACATTTGTCGTAGGCGTACAGGTTTCTTTTTAA
- a CDS encoding dihydrodipicolinate synthase family protein: MQFEQLKGLIAAPFTPMQKDGSLNLSLIPGYYQLLKNNGVSGAFICGSTGEGVSMTTQEKMAVAEAWAKCTSDDPSFKVMTLVGGTSITDGIELAKHAKQCGLYGVSFTAPFYFMPANVAMLAEACAAIAASVPDMPFYYYHIPVLTGVNFQMIDLLKEVDGRISNFCGIKYTHEDFMDFLSCMNFNSGRYDMLWGRDENMLPALAVGAKGAVGSTFNYAAPLYLSLMKAFEEGDMKKASDLQQQSIDMIRLLGKYGGIATGKAYMKLIGMDCGEFRLPVKNMSAGQFELFQQDTEQLNFSSFSSH; encoded by the coding sequence ATGCAATTTGAACAATTAAAAGGATTAATAGCGGCTCCCTTCACACCCATGCAAAAGGATGGCTCATTAAATCTGTCTTTGATCCCTGGATATTATCAACTACTCAAAAATAATGGTGTTTCGGGCGCCTTTATATGTGGGTCTACAGGAGAAGGTGTTTCCATGACAACCCAGGAGAAAATGGCCGTAGCGGAAGCCTGGGCGAAGTGCACGAGTGATGATCCTTCATTTAAAGTAATGACTTTAGTGGGAGGTACCAGCATCACCGATGGTATAGAGCTGGCAAAACATGCAAAGCAATGCGGATTATACGGGGTTTCTTTTACAGCGCCCTTTTATTTTATGCCGGCAAACGTTGCAATGCTGGCAGAAGCCTGTGCTGCAATAGCCGCATCCGTTCCTGATATGCCATTCTATTACTATCATATTCCTGTTTTGACAGGCGTTAATTTCCAGATGATAGATCTGTTGAAAGAAGTAGATGGACGTATATCCAATTTCTGCGGTATTAAATATACACATGAAGACTTTATGGATTTCCTTTCCTGCATGAATTTTAACAGTGGCAGATATGACATGCTCTGGGGAAGAGATGAAAACATGCTACCCGCCCTGGCTGTGGGGGCTAAAGGCGCGGTAGGGAGTACATTTAATTACGCTGCACCACTATACCTCAGCCTGATGAAAGCATTTGAGGAAGGCGATATGAAGAAAGCCAGCGATCTTCAACAACAATCCATTGATATGATAAGGCTGTTGGGTAAATACGGTGGCATTGCTACCGGTAAAGCCTATATGAAATTGATAGGAATGGATTGCGGAGAATTTCGTTTACCCGTTAAAAATATGTCTGCCGGACAGTTTGAATTATTTCAGCAGGATACGGAGCAACTTAACTTTAGTAGCTTCTCCTCCCACTAG